The Cinclus cinclus chromosome 18, bCinCin1.1, whole genome shotgun sequence genome has a segment encoding these proteins:
- the RAE1 gene encoding mRNA export factor RAE1 — MSLFGSASGFGTGGTSMFGSTTADNHNPMKDIEVTSPPDDSISCLAFSPPTLPGNFLIAGSWANDVRCWEVQDNGQTIPKAQQMHTGPVLDACWSDDGSKVFTASCDKTAKMWDLNSNQAIQIAQHDAPVKTIHWIKAPNYSCVMTGSWDKTLKFWDTRSPTPMMTLQLPERCYCADVVHPMAAVATAERGLIVYQLENQPSEFRRIESPLKHQHRCVAIFKDKVNKPTGFALGSIEGRVAIHYINPPNPAKDNFTFKCHRSNGTNTSAPQDIYAVNGIAFHPVHGTLATVGSDGRFSFWDKDARTKLKTSEQLDQPISACCFNHNGNIFAYASSYDWSKGHEFYNPQKKNYIFLRNAAEELKPRNKK, encoded by the exons ATGAGTCTGTTCGGATCAGCGTCGGGGTTTGGTACCGGAGGTACCAGCATGTTTGGCAGCACCACAGCAGATAACCACAACCCGATGAAG GATATTGAAGTAACGTCTCCACCTGACGACAGCATATCTTGTTTAGCATTTAGTCCACCAACGCTGCCGGGTAATTTCCTCATTGCAGGATCGTGGGCAAATGAT GTTCGCTGCTGGGAAGTTCAGGATAATGGACAGACAATTCCAAAGGCTCAGCAGATGCACACAGGGCCCGTACTAGATGCCTGCTGGAGTGAT gATGGGAGTAAAGTATTTACTGCTTCCTGTGATAAAACTGCCAAAATGTGGGATCTCAACAGTAATCAAGCAATTCAGATTGCACAA caTGATGCTCCTGTGAAGACTATCCATTGGATTAAAGCACCAAATTACAGCTGTGTGATGACAGGAAGCTGGGATAAAACTTTAAAG ttCTGGGATACCCGTTCACCAACACCTATGATGACactgcagctccctgaaagATGCTACTGTGCAGATGTG GTTCATCCTATGGCAGCTGTGGCCACTGCAGAAAGGGGTTTGATAGTTTATCAGTTAGAGAACCAGCCCTCTGAATTTAGAAGAATAGAATCTCCTCTGAAACACCAG CATCGCTGTGTTGCTATTTTCAAAGACAAAGTGAACAAACCAACTGGATTTGCCCTTGGAAGTATTGAGGGCAGAGTAGCTATTCATTATATCAATCCCCCAAACCC GGCAAAAGataatttcacttttaaatgCCATCGCTCCAATGGAACAAACACATCAGCACCTCAGGACATCTATGCT GTTAATGGGATTGCATTCCACCCTGTCCATGGTACTCTGGCCACAGTGGGGTCTGATGGGAGATTCAGCTTTTGGGATAAAGATGCACGGACAAAGCTAAAAACCTCAGAGCAGCTGGACCAGCCAATATCTGCTTGTTGTTTCAACCACAATGGCAATATATTTGCTTATGCTTCCAGCTATGATTGGTCAAAG GGTCATGAATTCTATAatccacagaagaaaaactacATTTTTCTGCGAAATGCAGCAGAAGAGCTGAAGCCCAGGAATAAGAAATAG